From Portunus trituberculatus isolate SZX2019 chromosome 37, ASM1759143v1, whole genome shotgun sequence, one genomic window encodes:
- the LOC123513811 gene encoding Down syndrome cell adhesion molecule-like, with the protein MVLRSICIGLCSLIGLYGVFGQEFVIKDEKTEFVNMYENVTLPCPHSQKKTMWHNIGKPRGETVLSNGSLFISNVTELNSGLYICIGQQDDSVIYSVRLVVGVPPDPPENVTVRALTICVVVTWHLRLDPQWEEDPSGPRTTFHLQYQPEDSPTWRKLPSHISPTQGQVDVCNLSPNTTYEFQLWTSNRFGKSETVSFVATTLPSFSEVEQAKRLEGLLQDFNPLVWVVAVVIVMVATNVLGGLLLLAYYFQHRVKRSGDSEDTEKIELVPHIIENPGYQMNGSCSLETIHESLLSSSSSCQGAAAML; encoded by the exons ATGGTCTTGAGAAGCATTTGTATTGGTCTTTGCTCTCTAATAG GTTTATATGGAGTTTTTGGTCAAGAGTTCgtgataaaagatgaaaaaacagaATTTGTCAACATGTATGAAAATGTGACCCTACCTTGCCCCCACAGTCAG AAAAAGACAATGTGGCATAACATAGGAAAGCCTCGAGGAGAAACAGTGTTATCCAACGGGTCACTTTTCATCAGTAATGTGACGGAACTCAACTCAGGACTCTACATTTGTATTGGGCAGCAGGATGACTCCGTGATCTACTCTGTCCGTCTGGTTGTTGGAG TGCCCCCTGATCCCCCGGAAAATGTGACTGTCCGAGCTTTGACCAtctgtgtggtggtgacatggCACCTACGTCTGGATCCCCAGTGGGAGGAGGATCCCTCAGGGCCACGCACCACATTCCACCTGCAGTACCAACCAGAAGACTCCCCCACCTGGCGAAAACTTCCCTCACACATCAGTCCAACACAG GGTCAGGTGGATGTGTGCAACCTGAGTCCCAATACCACCTATGAGTTCCAGTTGTGGACTTCCAACAGATTTGGCAAAAGTGAAACAGTGTCATTTGTTGCCAcaactctcccttcattctcagAAGTTG AGCAGGCCAAGAGGCTGGAGGGCTTGCTGCAGGACTTCAACCCACTGGTTtgggtggtagcagtagtgatagtaatggtggctACTAATGTGCTGGGTGGCCTCCTACTCCTTGCTTATTACTTCCAGCACAGAGTTAAAAGATCAG GTGACTCAGAAGATACAGAAAAGATCGAGCTTGTTCCGCACATCATTGAGAATCCTGGCTATCAGATGAATGGCTCATGCAGCTTGGAAACCATTCATGAgtccctcctttcatcttcatcaAGTTGCCAGGGTGCTGCTGCCATGTTGTAG